CTGTTATTTTAAAGGACTTTTAAAGGActctctctatttttaaaaattcaaatgaacaGGTCTCAAGTGAATCTAAGATTTAATTCTTTATTACTTGAGAATTTATCTCTGGTGCTGGAGCTGCAGCTGCAGTGGAGGACAGTAAATCAATCCCGCTTCATCCCTCCCTAGGGCCCACCCCTGCACGTTTTAACTGAAGAAAGCAGATTCTTTGGAATTAAAGACGGTGCtaaagtttccttaaaaatattgaaaCGTAGCCTGACTGCCAGTACACATGCCTTTTACTTGGCAAATCCactcaaatatttttgaataagttTCAAACTCTTTGGGATGTTCAAGCCCCCATGTGTTTGACTAGATTTCTTGCCAAACCATCAAATAAACCTACATTTGGTTTTGTTatgaaattttctttgtttcttcaaaatgcaataaaagcaaatatatattaatttttgcaCTGGTATCCACAGCATCTATATTGTTCTTAACAGctagttttaaatattaaaaggcaTTGCAGATAGGTAACAGAGGAAAAATTAAGAGAAACATATGTCAAGATGTGTAGATATATTAAATAATCTCGTCTTACACTGCCAGCCCAAAATTCTCcagcttcattttcttttaccAGCTTTGAGTAAACATAGATCCACTGCCCTTTTTTAACGTTAATGAATCTACAGTCTGGGGCACTGTAATCTTCTTGAGCTCGGGCCAGAGAAATAgtatctggaagaaaaaaacactgaaatgtttatgtagaagaaaaaaacattggcTCCTGGATTTTATCACAGCAAAAAGGCAGAGCATATAAGAAAACTAGGAAATCAGAGTGACTAATACCTCCTAATTTATAGCTCATGTTCAGTTCCAGAAGATAACTAAGGTATTAAAGCAGCACCCAGCAGAATCTTAGCCAAGTGAATTCTTCATGGTAAGACACAAAAGGCACAGACCAGGAGAAACAATGCTAATCCCATGCACATTAGAGAAAATTCACTTACAAGTACAATTAGATTTTATGCTATTGttgcatatttcttttttgattataTAATAGAAAGGTAAGGAAAGGCATAAAAAAGTCCTTACAGACACACTCGTCATCTGCACACAGCTTCCTGGAAGCAAGTCTGTCCATAAATATTCCATGCACGGCACATATGGCCACAAGACCTGGGAGGAAAAGTAACAATAGTCTTGCCATCttccttttttgctgtttttgcttttgccctTTGAGTGGAAGTGGAGACTGACTTCAGTGCTTCCTGTCTTTTATGTGAAAGCCAGACATCTGGGTAAGTCCCCCGGCCAATGGGGAGGTGGCTACCGTTTCTCTGCTTTCATAACAGCTACTGGGCTCTAGGGGCTAGTTAGCATCTGATTTCCCAAAGAGACTCAAACTCTGTGTCTTTTTTACACACAAATTGTATCCAAAATGGTCCACCATTGTTAAAGTCACTTTCACTGTGGTTTATTGTATCAGgaagacattgttgaaagaacTATGAGaattttaagtcatttaaaaaatgtttttagttcAAACCTCATAGTCTTTCAATGTACGAGCAAAGATGTACTAACTGCAGGAAACTGTTGCAGATGTGAGATCTATACCCTTAAtacaaataattttgatttaaacatttaataaacatcTGGATTTATATAATAGATAAGTTAAGGATGCTTACATTTACAAATCATTCATGATAGGATTCTTAGGAGTCATGTCTGTTGGGGCAAGCATGGACTGTAACACAACAAGACCCTACTaacggggggtggtggggggagaaggggtaGGTGGGCTGGGAGAAATGGAACAGGCTTTTTTTCTACCTcctctctcggagatttttgaaATTCAGTCTCAAAACGCTCATGGCTCATAGAGGAGGGAGTAAAGCTGGAGGTTTGTTTCTCCTCGAACCCCCATGCCTGCCTGGCCTGCTTCCGGGCATCTTTCCCAGGGGAAGAGGGGCACAGTTACAAGTCATCAAAGTTGAAgcgctgggacttccctggtggtccagtggttaagactccgtgcttccagtgcagggggtgagggtttaatccctggttggggaattaagatcctgcatgccacgtgatgcagccaaaaaaaaaagggacaaagtTGAAGCGCTAATACCTGTCCCCAtctagtcaacaaatatttcctgagcatctgctatgtgccaggcactgttgtaggcaCTAGAGACAGCCATGAATTAAAAAAGGTCTGCACCCAAGGGTTTACTTTCTATTGGGAGAAGGAGACAATAGGTTTCTGCATGTTGTAGGgtgtttaggattttttttctctcataaggTGGCCCCCTGCCCCCTCATTATTTCTAGACTAGAGGCCCTGTCAGGCTGCCCTGTCGAACTTGGTTGCTGATAAAGTTTTAGAGCAGAACCCCCTTTTCTCTCCCCCGAAACACTGTCACCTGACAAAATGAGGGACGAGCATTCAACTTACAAAATAGGTACAAAACAATTTTCCAAGGGATAAACTGGTAAAGCAAAATATAGTACAATGAAAAAGTTTGATTGTTTtagggatgtgtgtgtatgtaacaaAGTTTTACCGTTTGGGTATGTGTGGTGTAGGGGTGGGAGTGGCGTGTTCTTTTCAAGGGAGGATCT
This portion of the Pseudorca crassidens isolate mPseCra1 chromosome 15, mPseCra1.hap1, whole genome shotgun sequence genome encodes:
- the OTOR gene encoding otoraplin isoform X2; translation: MARLLLLFLPGLVAICAVHGIFMDRLASRKLCADDECVYTISLARAQEDYSAPDCRFINVKKGQWIYVYSKLVKENEAGEFWAGSVYGDQPEDEMGTVGYFPSNLVQEQHVYQEATKEVPTTDIDFFCE
- the OTOR gene encoding otoraplin isoform X1, yielding MARLLLLFLPGLVAICAVHGIFMDRLASRKLCADDECVYTISLARAQEDYSAPDCRFINVKKGQWIYVYSKLVKENEAGEFWAGSVYGDQPEDEMGTVGYFPSNLVQEQHVYQEATKEVPTTMQVILERAPCHKERNQHNIS